Below is a window of Agathobacter rectalis ATCC 33656 DNA.
GACAAGAAGATATAAAAGTTATATAGTAGGCATAGTTACAAAATTGCATTATGCAATTCAAGAGGAGGTGTTTTAATGACAGAAGTGAAGATTGCACTGTCCATTGAGGAAGCTGCCGACTATACGGGTATCGGCAGAAATACCCTGCGGAAACTGGTAGAATGGAAAAAGCTTCCGGTATTGAAGGTAGGACGGAAAGTCCTTATCAAAACGGATATGCTTGAAAAGTTCATGACCGCCAATGAAGGCAGGGACTTAAGGGACAAAGGAAATGTCAGAGCTGTCACAAGAAATGTGACAAATTAAAT
It encodes the following:
- a CDS encoding helix-turn-helix domain-containing protein, encoding MTEVKIALSIEEAADYTGIGRNTLRKLVEWKKLPVLKVGRKVLIKTDMLEKFMTANEGRDLRDKGNVRAVTRNVTN